In Nitrosococcus oceani ATCC 19707, the following proteins share a genomic window:
- a CDS encoding YbgA family protein: MDPLSARGEIPPSLSSPEIPRLRLAISSCLLGERVRFDGGHKRDTYITEALNAYFDFVPVCPEVAIGMGTPREPIRIVKTSQGLRARGVRHSELDVTDPLRQFGEVMAEELGDIDGYILKKDSPSCGMERVRVHGTGGAPSRTGTGLYAQVFMARRPWLPVEEEGRLNDPVLRENFFERVFVHYRWRQIGAAGITPAALVEFHSRHKFMVMAHSQAAYRRLGRLVAKAGSESLETLAPTYEAELMSALRRRATRKGHTNVLMHLLGFLRAQLDKADRAELLESMESYRLGLVPLIVPMTLLKHHFRRHPNPYVNQQYYLNPHPPELMLRNLI, translated from the coding sequence ATGGACCCTCTTTCTGCCAGGGGCGAAATTCCGCCCTCCCTCTCTTCCCCCGAAATTCCCCGTCTACGCCTTGCCATAAGCAGTTGCTTGTTGGGAGAGAGAGTTCGCTTTGATGGTGGCCATAAGCGGGATACCTACATCACCGAAGCGCTGAATGCCTACTTTGACTTTGTTCCCGTTTGCCCGGAGGTGGCGATTGGCATGGGAACGCCACGGGAACCCATTCGGATAGTCAAAACCAGCCAGGGGCTACGGGCCAGGGGCGTCCGGCATTCGGAGCTGGATGTTACCGACCCCTTGCGCCAGTTTGGGGAAGTCATGGCCGAAGAACTGGGAGATATTGACGGCTATATATTAAAAAAAGACTCCCCCAGCTGCGGGATGGAACGGGTGCGCGTTCACGGCACCGGCGGCGCCCCCTCCCGGACGGGCACCGGCCTCTATGCCCAGGTTTTCATGGCGCGGCGGCCGTGGCTGCCGGTAGAAGAGGAGGGGCGTTTGAACGATCCGGTGCTGCGGGAGAACTTCTTTGAGCGGGTTTTCGTGCATTATCGTTGGCGGCAAATAGGGGCGGCGGGGATAACGCCCGCCGCCCTGGTTGAATTCCACAGCCGGCATAAATTTATGGTCATGGCTCATAGTCAGGCAGCATATCGGCGTTTGGGACGTTTAGTGGCGAAAGCGGGCAGTGAGTCCCTGGAAACATTAGCGCCGACCTATGAGGCAGAATTAATGAGCGCCTTGAGACGGCGCGCTACCCGCAAGGGCCATACCAATGTACTGATGCACCTGCTAGGCTTTTTACGCGCCCAGCTAGATAAAGCGGATCGGGCGGAACTACTCGAGTCCATGGAAAGCTACCGCTTGGGTTTAGTGCCTTTAATTGTGCCAATGACGTTGCTCAAGCATCACTTCCGCCGTCACCCCAACCCCTACGTCAACCAACAATATTATT
- a CDS encoding response regulator encodes MALHTALVVDDSKVARLAMSKLLKSRDFDVDDAASGEEALEYLEHHRPDIVFMDVMMPGMGGLEATRTILSREATRSLPVVMCTGKEGAADRSAALEIGARDVLAKPTGEENLDRVLKEMIAEANPETTISASGVLDTSIQEKASAMMETDAERSAATLATQEVVEQAVAEASAAAQTMAERIARETADQVSRQLIEELVTELAERIARETAEAVSQGIADRVLEVAQERTEKKALAITETATLKANQEMASKAEETIKTMRSVSAQTVAAFLEQQQAQFHASLQMTVEQGVAAAAEKQMAAHFSHYMQAQGRAAIQGIMDEIIQEEDAAYAAEQAQKARSGFWKWPWGRA; translated from the coding sequence ATGGCTTTACATACCGCCTTAGTTGTTGATGACTCCAAGGTTGCCCGGCTCGCCATGTCCAAATTACTCAAAAGCCGCGATTTTGATGTGGATGATGCCGCCTCTGGCGAGGAGGCTTTGGAATACTTGGAACATCATCGGCCTGATATCGTTTTTATGGATGTCATGATGCCTGGTATGGGTGGGTTGGAAGCAACTCGTACTATTTTGTCGCGGGAAGCCACGCGTTCATTGCCCGTTGTTATGTGTACTGGGAAGGAAGGAGCGGCAGATCGAAGCGCTGCCCTAGAAATCGGTGCAAGAGATGTACTGGCAAAACCGACAGGGGAAGAAAACCTGGACCGGGTGCTTAAGGAGATGATAGCCGAAGCTAACCCAGAAACCACAATCAGCGCTAGTGGGGTGCTTGATACCTCTATTCAAGAGAAGGCGTCTGCGATGATGGAAACTGATGCTGAGAGAAGCGCCGCTACGCTGGCTACGCAAGAGGTTGTGGAACAGGCTGTCGCTGAAGCTTCCGCAGCTGCACAAACAATGGCAGAGCGTATTGCGCGGGAAACGGCGGATCAAGTAAGCCGTCAACTCATTGAAGAATTGGTTACCGAGTTGGCCGAACGGATTGCAAGGGAAACCGCCGAAGCTGTTTCCCAGGGTATCGCTGATAGAGTGCTAGAGGTTGCGCAGGAACGGACCGAGAAAAAAGCCCTGGCGATTACTGAGACAGCTACTTTGAAGGCTAACCAGGAAATGGCAAGTAAGGCTGAAGAGACAATCAAAACCATGCGTTCCGTCAGCGCCCAGACTGTAGCGGCTTTCCTGGAACAGCAGCAGGCTCAATTCCATGCATCCTTGCAAATGACCGTTGAACAAGGCGTAGCCGCCGCCGCCGAAAAACAAATGGCTGCCCATTTCTCTCATTATATGCAAGCACAGGGCCGGGCCGCGATCCAAGGGATCATGGATGAGATAATACAGGAGGAAGATGCCGCATACGCCGCAGAGCAAGCTCAGAAAGCTCGATCAGGTTTTTGGAAATGGCCCTGGGGAAGAGCCTAG
- the prmC gene encoding peptide chain release factor N(5)-glutamine methyltransferase — protein MTLNFSIAEAIEFAGNRLVSGDGGRLEAERLLAYLLKVERSYLYAWSDRRLTPTQWVSFQRLLQRRAKGEPLAYIRGWQEFWSLNLQVTEATLIPRPETEQVVELALQRLDLERALNVADLGTGSGAIALAMGSERPRARVIATDVSAETLEVARENGRRLGLCNVTFRLGDWFVPLVGERFHLIASNPPYIAEGDPHLTQNGLAFEPDIALIAKDKGLGAARHIAMTAREHLLDGGWLLLEHGYEQGPSLLALFTQLGYQQVADFCDLAGLPRVVAGQWRAC, from the coding sequence GTGACGCTTAATTTTTCAATAGCCGAGGCAATTGAATTCGCCGGAAATCGCTTAGTTTCCGGGGATGGCGGACGTTTAGAGGCTGAGAGGCTGCTAGCTTACCTGCTCAAGGTAGAACGGAGTTATCTTTATGCTTGGTCCGATAGGCGGTTGACGCCAACCCAATGGGTCAGCTTCCAACGGCTATTGCAGCGCCGGGCCAAGGGTGAACCTTTGGCTTATATTCGCGGCTGGCAGGAGTTTTGGTCTCTTAACTTGCAAGTCACGGAGGCCACGTTGATTCCGCGTCCGGAAACGGAACAAGTAGTGGAATTGGCCCTCCAGCGGCTAGATTTAGAGCGGGCGCTTAACGTTGCCGATTTGGGAACGGGTAGCGGCGCTATCGCGCTTGCCATGGGGAGCGAGCGGCCTCGGGCGCGGGTAATTGCAACCGACGTTTCGGCAGAGACTTTGGAGGTGGCTAGGGAAAATGGGCGGCGCCTTGGGCTATGCAATGTAACCTTCCGGTTAGGCGATTGGTTCGTCCCGTTAGTGGGGGAACGCTTCCACCTCATTGCCAGCAACCCTCCCTATATTGCCGAAGGGGACCCTCATCTAACCCAGAATGGTTTAGCCTTTGAGCCTGATATCGCCTTGATCGCAAAAGATAAAGGTTTAGGGGCGGCACGCCATATTGCCATGACTGCCCGAGAGCACCTCCTTGATGGAGGGTGGTTATTGCTGGAGCATGGCTATGAGCAGGGACCGTCCCTGTTAGCCCTATTTACCCAGTTAGGCTACCAGCAAGTAGCTGATTTTTGTGATTTGGCCGGTTTGCCCCGCGTGGTGGCTGGGCAGTGGCGGGCTTGCTAA